In one Shinella sp. PSBB067 genomic region, the following are encoded:
- a CDS encoding dihydroxyacetone kinase subunit DhaK: MKKFLNDPVNFVDEMLEGIYKAHPAVTYAADDLRCLVTARTRPGKVGIATGGGSGHLPTFLGFVGDGMLDGAAVGGVFQSPSAEQMYQVTKHIDQGAGVLYIYGNYTGDIINFDMAAELADLDGIAVKQVVGNDDVASSIVGEEHKRRGVAGIFFIYKAAGAAAAEGLSLDEVTRLADKARLRTRTMGVALSSCVVPEIGHATFSIGEDEMEIGMGIHGENGISRKKLAPADDVVDEMMDRIFAETDYKSGDNVAVLMNGLGGTPLEELYILFRRVSQLLEARGVTAKHVWVGEFATSMEMAGASISILHLDEELDRLIAAPANTPFFQHVAG; the protein is encoded by the coding sequence ATGAAGAAGTTCCTGAACGACCCCGTCAACTTCGTCGACGAGATGCTCGAAGGCATCTACAAGGCGCATCCCGCCGTCACCTATGCGGCCGACGACCTGCGCTGCCTCGTGACGGCCCGGACCAGGCCCGGCAAGGTCGGCATCGCCACCGGCGGCGGCTCGGGCCACCTGCCGACCTTCCTCGGCTTCGTCGGCGACGGCATGCTGGACGGCGCGGCCGTCGGCGGCGTCTTCCAGTCGCCCAGCGCCGAGCAGATGTACCAGGTGACCAAGCATATCGACCAGGGCGCCGGCGTCCTCTACATCTACGGCAACTATACCGGCGACATCATCAATTTCGACATGGCGGCAGAGCTTGCCGATCTCGACGGCATCGCCGTCAAGCAGGTCGTCGGCAACGACGACGTCGCCTCCTCGATCGTCGGCGAGGAGCACAAGCGCCGCGGCGTCGCCGGCATCTTCTTCATTTACAAAGCGGCTGGCGCTGCCGCCGCCGAGGGCCTTTCGCTGGACGAGGTCACCCGCCTTGCCGACAAGGCGCGCCTGCGCACCCGCACGATGGGCGTCGCGCTTTCGAGCTGCGTCGTGCCGGAGATCGGCCACGCCACCTTCTCCATCGGCGAGGACGAGATGGAAATCGGCATGGGCATCCATGGCGAGAACGGCATCAGCCGCAAGAAGCTCGCGCCGGCCGACGACGTCGTCGACGAGATGATGGACCGCATCTTTGCGGAGACCGACTACAAATCGGGCGACAATGTCGCCGTTCTGATGAACGGCCTCGGCGGCACGCCGCTGGAAGAGCTCTACATCCTCTTCCGCCGCGTCTCGCAGCTTCTGGAGGCGCGCGGCGTCACCGCGAAACATGTCTGGGTCGGCGAGTTCGCCACCTCGATGGAGATGGCCGGCGCCTCGATCTCGATCCTGCATCTCGACGAGGAGCTGGATCGCCTCATCGCCGCCCCGGCCAACACGCCGTTCTTCCAGCACGTCGCAGGGTGA
- a CDS encoding dihydroxyacetone kinase family protein, whose product MTLQTLNAADLIDLFKSWKELFAEQREFLIALDGKVGDSDLGITMSKAFAAAAEALEAEGEAVGISKLLRTAGATMARTAPSTMGTLTATGFLRASKAVEGKDALGTADMAAFWRAYRDGVAERGKAKVGDKTLLDVLDPVATTLEAQAAAGASLSDAMNATADAAEQALEATKSMLAQHGKAAAFQEKTVGLQDAGATVGALLIRRMAEFAASR is encoded by the coding sequence ATGACGCTTCAGACTTTGAATGCTGCCGATCTCATCGACCTCTTCAAGAGCTGGAAGGAACTCTTCGCCGAACAGCGCGAATTCCTCATCGCGCTCGACGGCAAGGTGGGCGACAGCGATCTCGGCATCACCATGAGCAAGGCCTTCGCCGCCGCCGCCGAGGCGCTGGAAGCGGAAGGCGAGGCGGTGGGCATTTCCAAGCTGCTGCGCACCGCCGGCGCCACCATGGCCCGCACCGCGCCCTCCACCATGGGCACGCTGACGGCGACCGGCTTCCTGCGCGCCAGCAAGGCCGTCGAGGGCAAGGACGCGCTCGGCACCGCCGACATGGCCGCCTTCTGGCGCGCCTATCGCGACGGCGTTGCCGAACGCGGCAAGGCGAAGGTCGGCGACAAGACGCTGCTCGACGTGCTCGATCCCGTCGCCACGACGCTGGAGGCGCAGGCCGCCGCGGGCGCCTCGCTTTCCGACGCGATGAACGCGACGGCGGATGCAGCCGAACAGGCGCTGGAGGCCACCAAGTCCATGCTCGCCCAGCACGGCAAGGCGGCGGCGTTCCAGGAAAAGACCGTGGGCCTGCAGGATGCCGGCGCGACGGTCGGCGCGCTGCTGATCCGCCGCATGGCGGAGTTTGCCGCGAGCCGGTAA
- the mog gene encoding molybdopterin adenylyltransferase — protein MSADNPLIAILVVSDRAARGEYEDLGGPAAEEWLRRAVRPPVPLLRRIVPDGCETVAAALQDLADNHGADLILVTGGTGPAPRDQTPEALEAVIDKALPGFGEAMRQASLAEVPTAILSRQSAGIRGRTLIITLPGKPSALATCLDAVFSAVPYCLDLIGAARIETDPQHCVAFRPSKS, from the coding sequence ATGTCCGCTGACAATCCGCTGATCGCCATACTCGTCGTCTCGGACCGGGCGGCCCGGGGCGAATATGAAGACCTCGGCGGCCCCGCGGCCGAGGAGTGGCTCCGGCGCGCCGTCCGCCCGCCTGTGCCCCTCCTGCGTCGCATCGTCCCCGATGGCTGCGAGACGGTGGCCGCCGCCCTCCAGGACCTCGCGGACAACCACGGCGCCGACCTGATCCTCGTCACCGGCGGCACCGGGCCGGCGCCGCGCGACCAGACGCCGGAAGCGCTCGAAGCGGTGATCGACAAGGCGCTTCCGGGCTTCGGCGAAGCCATGCGGCAGGCAAGCCTTGCCGAGGTCCCGACCGCGATCCTGTCGCGGCAGAGCGCCGGCATCCGCGGCCGGACGCTGATCATCACATTGCCCGGCAAGCCGTCGGCGCTCGCGACCTGCCTCGACGCGGTGTTCAGCGCCGTGCCCTATTGCCTCGACCTCATCGGCGCCGCCCGCATCGAGACCGACCCGCAACACTGCGTCGCATTTCGTCCCTCGAAAAGCTGA
- a CDS encoding DUF2478 domain-containing protein, which yields MRLAHVSIEGRGETDRFLAMVADALQAEGLRLSGVVQTNTARAGRPKCEMDLRVLPDGPTLRISEDRGALARGCILDHAALEQSVAEVSRRLHGADVLIVNKFGKREAEGHGMVPVIAEALEAGIPVLVGVNKLNLEPFLAFAGEMSLALPADMRQAVDWCRAREVADVR from the coding sequence ATGCGGCTTGCGCATGTCAGCATCGAGGGGCGCGGCGAGACCGACCGCTTCCTGGCCATGGTCGCGGACGCGCTCCAGGCCGAAGGGCTTCGCCTGTCGGGCGTGGTGCAGACCAATACCGCGCGCGCCGGCCGGCCCAAATGCGAAATGGACCTGCGCGTCCTGCCCGATGGACCGACGCTGCGCATCAGCGAGGATCGCGGCGCGCTGGCGCGCGGCTGCATCCTCGACCACGCGGCGCTGGAACAGTCCGTTGCCGAAGTCTCGCGGCGGCTGCACGGCGCCGACGTGCTGATCGTCAACAAGTTCGGCAAGCGCGAGGCGGAGGGGCACGGGATGGTCCCCGTCATCGCCGAGGCGCTGGAGGCAGGGATTCCCGTCCTCGTCGGCGTGAACAAGCTCAACCTCGAACCGTTCCTCGCCTTTGCCGGGGAGATGTCGCTGGCGCTCCCGGCCGACATGCGGCAAGCGGTCGACTGGTGCCGGGCAAGAGAGGTCGCAGATGTCCGCTGA
- the moaC gene encoding cyclic pyranopterin monophosphate synthase MoaC: MTLTHFDADGQAHMVDVTAKVETTRLAVAEAQVLMAPETLALVVAGSASKGDVLGVARIAGIMAAKRTADLIPLCHPLALTRATVDFEIDHHLPGVHVRAAVQTNGPTGVEMEALAAASVACLTIYDMLKAIEKGMVVTGLRLALKDGGKSGRYVAGERRTS, encoded by the coding sequence ATGACGCTGACGCATTTCGACGCCGACGGCCAGGCGCATATGGTCGATGTCACCGCGAAGGTGGAAACGACACGGCTGGCTGTGGCCGAAGCGCAGGTCCTGATGGCGCCCGAAACACTTGCCCTCGTGGTCGCCGGCAGCGCCAGCAAGGGCGACGTCCTTGGCGTGGCGCGCATCGCCGGGATCATGGCCGCCAAGCGCACGGCGGACCTGATCCCGCTCTGCCACCCGCTGGCATTGACACGCGCGACGGTGGATTTCGAGATCGATCACCACCTGCCGGGCGTTCATGTCCGCGCCGCGGTGCAGACGAACGGGCCGACCGGCGTCGAGATGGAGGCGCTTGCCGCCGCATCGGTGGCTTGCCTGACGATCTACGACATGCTGAAAGCTATCGAGAAGGGCATGGTCGTCACCGGATTGCGACTGGCGTTGAAGGACGGCGGCAAATCGGGCCGGTACGTGGCCGGCGAGAGGAGGACATCGTGA
- a CDS encoding molybdopterin-synthase adenylyltransferase MoeB produces the protein MEIEAPLYGEGELPRYERHILLREIGGQGQARLKRARVLVVGAGGLGAPVLLYLAAAGVGRITVVDDDSVSLSNLQRQVIHSQQRLGMAKVESARIALAGINPYVTVVPVEARLDRTRAADLIAGQTLVIDATDNLPSRHLLNAACTAAGVPLLSGAISQWEGQLTLYDPANGAPCLACLFPVLPPGELQVTCTSAGVMGALPGILGAMMAAEAIKEIAGAGQSLRGRLLLHDALWGQSRQIAIHRSAGCPVCGPCRKDPT, from the coding sequence ATGGAGATCGAGGCGCCGCTCTATGGCGAAGGCGAACTGCCGCGCTACGAGCGCCACATCCTGCTGCGCGAGATCGGCGGCCAGGGACAGGCGCGGCTCAAGCGGGCGCGCGTGCTGGTCGTCGGCGCGGGCGGGCTCGGCGCACCGGTGCTGTTGTACCTGGCGGCGGCGGGCGTCGGCCGGATCACGGTGGTGGACGACGACAGCGTGTCGCTGTCCAACCTGCAGCGGCAGGTGATCCACAGCCAGCAACGGCTGGGCATGGCCAAGGTGGAATCGGCCCGGATCGCCCTCGCCGGGATCAATCCCTACGTCACCGTGGTGCCGGTCGAAGCCCGGCTTGACCGGACGCGTGCGGCGGACCTCATCGCCGGGCAGACACTGGTCATCGACGCCACCGACAACCTTCCGTCGCGCCATCTCCTCAATGCAGCCTGCACCGCCGCCGGCGTGCCGCTGCTTTCCGGCGCCATCAGCCAATGGGAGGGACAGTTGACGCTGTACGACCCGGCGAATGGCGCGCCGTGCCTTGCCTGCCTGTTTCCGGTGCTGCCGCCGGGCGAGCTCCAGGTCACCTGCACCTCGGCCGGCGTGATGGGCGCCCTTCCCGGCATTCTCGGCGCGATGATGGCGGCCGAGGCCATCAAGGAGATCGCCGGAGCGGGGCAGAGCCTGCGCGGCCGCCTCCTCCTGCACGACGCGCTGTGGGGCCAAAGCCGCCAGATCGCAATTCACCGCAGCGCCGGATGCCCGGTCTGCGGCCCCTGCCGGAAGGATCCGACATGA
- a CDS encoding MoaD/ThiS family protein yields the protein MDILYFAWLRERIDEPRERVLTSAASVADLVAELRLRSERHAAAFRDPASVRVALDQRLADFSASLCGVREVAFFPPMTGG from the coding sequence ATCGACATCCTCTACTTCGCATGGCTGCGCGAACGCATCGACGAACCGCGCGAGCGCGTCCTCACCTCGGCGGCGAGCGTCGCCGACCTCGTCGCGGAACTCCGCCTGCGCAGCGAGCGCCATGCCGCGGCCTTCCGCGACCCTGCCTCCGTCCGCGTGGCGCTCGATCAACGCCTGGCGGATTTCTCCGCATCCCTTTGCGGGGTGCGCGAAGTCGCGTTCTTCCCACCGATGACCGGAGGCTGA
- the moaA gene encoding GTP 3',8-cyclase MoaA yields MMPEATTTLSPCSAKPGAGALTDAFCRRISYLRVSVTDRCDFRCTYCMAERVEFLPRKDLLTLEELDRLCSAFVGLGVTKLRITGGEPLVRKGILGFFRAMSRHLASGALRELTLTTNGSQLARHAEELAACGVRRVNVSLDTLDPDRFARLTRRGRLETVLDGIAAARAAGLRVKINAVALRGHTEDELFPLVDWCAAEGHDLTFIEVMPLGETSIEERLDQYLPLSDLRARLAGRFTLQPLAGTTGGPARYLQLAETGQRIGFITPLSHNFCESCNRVRLGCTGTLHTCLGQEGATDLRAPLRGCPQQAELEEAIRAAIARKPRGHDFDYSRAAPGGAVRRAMNRTGG; encoded by the coding sequence ATGATGCCTGAAGCCACCACCACCCTTTCCCCCTGTTCCGCAAAGCCGGGCGCCGGCGCACTGACCGATGCCTTCTGCCGCCGGATCAGCTATCTGCGGGTCTCGGTCACCGACCGGTGCGATTTCCGCTGTACCTATTGCATGGCCGAGCGGGTCGAGTTCCTGCCCCGCAAGGACCTGCTGACGCTCGAGGAACTGGATCGGCTGTGCTCCGCCTTTGTCGGGCTGGGCGTAACGAAATTGCGCATCACCGGCGGCGAGCCGCTGGTGCGCAAGGGCATCCTCGGATTTTTCCGCGCCATGTCGCGCCACCTGGCAAGCGGGGCCCTGCGCGAACTGACCCTGACCACGAATGGCAGCCAGCTTGCGCGCCATGCGGAAGAACTGGCCGCCTGCGGCGTACGGCGGGTCAATGTCTCGCTCGACACGCTCGATCCCGACCGCTTCGCGCGCCTGACCCGCCGGGGCCGGCTGGAGACGGTGCTCGACGGCATCGCCGCCGCCCGCGCGGCGGGGCTTCGGGTGAAGATCAACGCCGTGGCGCTGCGCGGCCACACCGAGGACGAACTGTTCCCGCTGGTCGACTGGTGTGCGGCGGAAGGCCATGACCTGACCTTCATCGAGGTCATGCCTTTGGGGGAGACCTCGATCGAGGAGCGTCTGGATCAGTATCTGCCTCTTTCCGACCTGCGCGCGCGCCTTGCCGGCCGCTTCACCTTGCAGCCGCTGGCCGGAACCACCGGCGGGCCGGCTCGCTATCTGCAACTTGCGGAGACCGGCCAGAGAATCGGCTTCATCACGCCGCTCAGCCACAATTTCTGCGAGAGCTGCAACCGGGTTCGGCTCGGCTGCACCGGAACCCTCCACACCTGCCTTGGCCAGGAGGGCGCCACCGACCTGCGCGCGCCGCTTCGGGGCTGCCCGCAGCAGGCGGAGCTGGAAGAGGCCATCCGTGCGGCCATCGCGCGCAAGCCGCGCGGGCACGATTTCGATTATTCCCGCGCCGCGCCGGGCGGGGCGGTCCGCCGTGCCATGAACCGCACGGGAGGTTGA
- the glp gene encoding gephyrin-like molybdotransferase Glp, with amino-acid sequence MPNPLIDVAAALEAALAQISPVTAVCDVALAQATGRVAAWDVAAPTAMPFFTNSAVDGFAIRLAGAAASQPLPVVATLAAGAAAVPDLPEGKAIRVFTGAPLPEGTEAVVPLEDVRESDHAILLETLPEAGANMRRAGSDQPQGAILLSRGRRILAHHIGLLAANGVRQVRVFARPRVAVLSTGDELTADLLRAGQIYDANRPMLLSMVQAAGAEALDAGVLPDAPAPLATRLAELARTADLVLTSGGVSMGGRDPLRPAFLAAGGTIAAWRVALKPGKPIVFGRLGPAAFTGLPGNPLAAFVGFQLFAAAQIARLCGTEPAPFAAFRGRAAFSWHRRPGRQEVFPVRCLGTDETGLPLLQRLGNGVSATLFPLAGADGLAIVAADCADVSPGQMLRWQPLFDGMTHDA; translated from the coding sequence ATGCCCAACCCACTCATCGACGTCGCGGCAGCCCTTGAGGCTGCCCTCGCCCAGATCTCCCCGGTCACGGCCGTGTGCGACGTCGCTCTCGCCCAGGCGACGGGCCGGGTGGCCGCGTGGGACGTTGCGGCCCCAACGGCCATGCCGTTCTTCACCAATTCGGCGGTCGACGGCTTTGCCATTCGCCTTGCCGGCGCAGCGGCCTCACAACCGCTGCCGGTTGTGGCAACCCTTGCGGCAGGCGCGGCCGCGGTGCCCGATCTTCCCGAGGGCAAGGCGATCCGCGTCTTCACCGGCGCCCCGTTGCCGGAGGGCACCGAAGCGGTGGTCCCGCTGGAGGACGTGCGCGAGAGCGATCACGCGATCCTTCTGGAAACCCTGCCGGAAGCCGGCGCCAACATGCGGCGGGCCGGCAGCGACCAGCCGCAGGGCGCCATCCTCCTGTCGCGGGGCCGGCGCATCCTTGCGCACCATATCGGCCTCCTTGCCGCAAACGGCGTGAGACAGGTGCGCGTCTTCGCCCGCCCGCGCGTGGCCGTCCTGTCGACCGGCGACGAGCTCACGGCCGACCTCCTTCGTGCCGGGCAGATCTACGATGCCAATCGCCCCATGCTGCTTTCCATGGTGCAGGCGGCGGGCGCCGAGGCGCTGGACGCCGGCGTGCTTCCAGACGCGCCCGCGCCTCTCGCCACCCGGCTTGCCGAACTCGCCCGGACGGCCGATCTCGTTCTGACCTCCGGCGGCGTATCGATGGGCGGGCGCGATCCGCTGCGCCCGGCCTTCCTTGCCGCGGGCGGCACGATCGCCGCCTGGCGCGTGGCCCTGAAGCCGGGCAAGCCCATTGTCTTCGGGCGCCTCGGCCCGGCAGCCTTCACCGGATTGCCCGGCAATCCCCTTGCCGCTTTCGTCGGCTTCCAGCTCTTCGCCGCCGCACAGATCGCCCGGCTCTGCGGCACCGAGCCGGCGCCTTTCGCCGCCTTCCGCGGCAGGGCCGCGTTTTCCTGGCACCGCCGGCCCGGGCGGCAGGAGGTGTTCCCCGTGCGATGTCTCGGCACGGACGAAACCGGCCTTCCCCTGCTCCAGCGCCTGGGCAACGGCGTCTCGGCAACCCTGTTCCCGCTTGCGGGCGCCGACGGCCTTGCCATCGTCGCCGCGGATTGCGCGGACGTCTCGCCGGGCCAGATGCTGCGCTGGCAGCCGCTTTTCGACGGGATGACCCATGATGCCTGA
- a CDS encoding molybdopterin-dependent oxidoreductase, producing MLSTRRGFLQGGAALLGTSWLMNSTTLASIDPNSFAGRVFSASHYGPFEAVVRDGRILEIAPMIELDQRPTEMLSYGVLDRVYDKSRIDYPMVRKSYLAGWKSGDVKPELRGKEEYVRVDWDTALKLTAKAIVDTIEQHGNQAILSTSYGGWSHAGLMRPNVLQGKFFNMIGGCTNTVGDWSGGASQISLPHVIGDMEVYSAQTAWEVIRDNTEVFVLVGCDPIKNNRVEYTVADHGMYAPWEQIRDNGCKFVSINPQKTASDAYLNAEWVRIIPNTDVALFLAMAHHVLEKGLEDRAYMDRYTVGSDRWIAYVRGEGDDRTPKTPEWAAAITGIDAAKIRELAELLAKSKTEIAGAWSLQRAHHGEMTHWAIINFAALTGKIGKPGEGVGFSWHYGNGGMPQSGKATPAGLSQGKNFVTEYIVPASRVTEALENPGAEVVYNGNLRKYPDVHMIYNAGNNFMSHQQDTNRLIRALQKVRTIVSQDVWWTAATRWADIVLPASSPLERDDMSVGGTYSNDRIYAMKKIIEPVGESRSDFDIFADLADLFYRKSQFIEDQAYPEYMDILKVAYSKTGAAETTPFETFWEKGYARQPAPDAARAWVRHGDFYTDPEKNHLHTKSGKIEMFCQTIADMKLEDCPGMPMWLEPAEYLGNAREGQLHVVSPHPWYRLHSQMANSERLRALYQVQGREPVRINSKDAAARGIADGDLVEIYNDRGTVIAGAVVSDEIMPGVISIYEGCWPSLDGKGRCNSGLVNFLTSTQKSSSLSQATTANTCLASIRKCDDPEGPNLAYEKPPIIEDLKVAAIDDDDLALDRLDSLVEALYADMSPGEKLFYERCTVCHGPRDVGAFTQLQWKAITPSMFPRAGLDDDEKAIVMDFLLSNASDAAK from the coding sequence ATGCTTTCCACCCGACGCGGCTTCCTACAGGGCGGGGCCGCCCTCCTGGGCACGAGCTGGCTTATGAACAGCACGACCCTTGCGTCGATCGATCCCAATTCCTTCGCCGGGCGCGTCTTCAGCGCCAGCCATTACGGCCCGTTCGAGGCGGTCGTGCGCGACGGCAGGATCCTCGAAATCGCGCCGATGATCGAGCTGGACCAGCGGCCGACCGAAATGCTGAGCTACGGCGTTCTCGACCGTGTTTACGACAAATCGCGCATCGACTATCCCATGGTGCGCAAGTCCTATCTCGCGGGGTGGAAGTCGGGCGACGTGAAGCCCGAACTGCGCGGCAAGGAGGAATATGTCCGCGTCGACTGGGACACCGCGCTGAAGCTGACGGCGAAGGCGATCGTCGACACGATCGAGCAGCATGGCAACCAGGCCATCCTCTCGACCTCCTACGGCGGCTGGAGCCATGCCGGCCTCATGCGGCCCAACGTGCTCCAGGGCAAGTTCTTCAACATGATCGGCGGCTGCACCAACACCGTGGGCGACTGGTCGGGCGGCGCAAGCCAGATCAGCCTGCCGCATGTGATCGGCGACATGGAGGTCTATTCGGCCCAGACGGCCTGGGAAGTGATCCGCGACAACACCGAGGTGTTCGTTCTGGTGGGCTGCGACCCGATCAAGAACAACCGCGTGGAATATACCGTGGCCGACCACGGCATGTACGCGCCGTGGGAGCAGATCCGCGACAACGGCTGCAAGTTCGTCTCGATCAACCCGCAGAAAACCGCCTCGGACGCCTATCTGAACGCGGAATGGGTCAGGATCATTCCCAATACCGACGTCGCGCTGTTCCTCGCCATGGCCCACCATGTGCTCGAAAAGGGCCTGGAAGACCGCGCCTACATGGACAGGTACACCGTCGGTTCCGACAGGTGGATCGCGTATGTCAGGGGCGAGGGTGACGACCGGACGCCCAAGACCCCGGAATGGGCCGCCGCCATCACCGGCATCGATGCCGCCAAGATCCGCGAGCTGGCCGAACTGCTGGCGAAATCGAAGACCGAGATCGCCGGCGCCTGGTCGCTGCAACGCGCCCATCACGGCGAGATGACCCACTGGGCCATCATCAACTTCGCCGCCCTCACCGGCAAGATCGGCAAGCCGGGCGAAGGCGTCGGCTTTAGCTGGCACTACGGCAACGGCGGCATGCCGCAATCGGGCAAGGCCACGCCCGCCGGCCTCAGCCAGGGCAAGAACTTCGTCACCGAGTATATCGTGCCGGCGTCCCGCGTCACCGAAGCGCTGGAAAATCCGGGTGCCGAAGTCGTCTACAACGGCAATCTGCGCAAATATCCCGACGTGCACATGATCTACAATGCCGGCAACAACTTCATGTCGCACCAGCAGGACACCAACCGGCTGATCAGGGCCCTGCAGAAGGTCAGGACCATCGTCAGCCAGGACGTCTGGTGGACCGCGGCCACCCGCTGGGCCGACATCGTGCTTCCCGCGTCCTCGCCGCTGGAGCGCGACGACATGTCGGTCGGCGGCACATATTCGAACGACCGCATCTATGCGATGAAGAAGATCATCGAGCCCGTCGGCGAAAGCCGCAGCGACTTCGACATCTTCGCCGATCTTGCCGACCTGTTCTACAGGAAGTCGCAATTCATCGAGGATCAGGCCTATCCGGAATACATGGACATCCTGAAGGTTGCCTATTCGAAGACCGGTGCGGCCGAGACCACGCCGTTCGAGACGTTCTGGGAAAAGGGCTACGCACGGCAGCCCGCCCCCGACGCGGCCCGCGCCTGGGTGCGGCACGGGGACTTCTACACCGACCCGGAGAAGAACCACCTGCACACCAAGTCCGGCAAGATCGAGATGTTCTGCCAGACCATAGCCGACATGAAGCTGGAAGATTGCCCCGGCATGCCGATGTGGCTGGAGCCGGCCGAGTATCTGGGCAATGCCAGGGAAGGCCAGCTCCATGTGGTCAGCCCGCATCCCTGGTATCGCCTGCACAGCCAGATGGCGAACTCGGAGCGGCTGCGCGCGCTCTATCAGGTTCAGGGCCGAGAACCCGTGCGCATCAACAGCAAGGATGCGGCCGCCCGGGGCATTGCCGATGGCGACCTCGTCGAGATCTACAACGATCGCGGCACTGTCATCGCCGGGGCGGTCGTCTCCGACGAGATCATGCCGGGCGTCATCTCGATCTACGAGGGATGCTGGCCGAGCCTCGACGGCAAGGGACGCTGCAATTCCGGCCTGGTGAACTTCCTGACCTCGACGCAGAAATCGTCCAGCCTCAGCCAGGCGACCACGGCAAACACCTGCCTGGCCTCCATCCGCAAGTGCGACGATCCCGAAGGCCCGAACCTCGCCTACGAGAAGCCGCCGATCATCGAGGACCTGAAGGTGGCCGCGATCGACGACGACGATCTCGCGCTGGACCGGCTGGATAGCCTCGTGGAGGCGCTCTATGCCGACATGAGCCCGGGCGAGAAGCTGTTCTACGAACGCTGCACCGTCTGCCACGGCCCGCGCGACGTGGGCGCCTTCACCCAGTTGCAATGGAAGGCGATCACGCCCTCGATGTTCCCGCGCGCGGGCCTCGACGACGACGAGAAGGCGATCGTCATGGACTTCCTCCTGTCCAACGCCTCCGACGCCGCGAAGTGA
- a CDS encoding response regulator — MSAHILIVEDDRVTRMRLAGYLRGLGYRVTEVEDAVSMENVIDRDPPEVLLLDIGLEGKDGLTITREQRARSRVGIILLTSRDEQVDRIVGLEMGADDYVTKPFDRRELAARIKNLLSRIADIGRSAPQPGAVDDFGPWHFDRIRHRLVSAARVEALSGQEFDLLNALTSNPGITLGRARLCEILGRGTWQLGDRTIDVLVGRLRRKIEADPANPDWLLTRTGEGYCFVRPEES, encoded by the coding sequence ATGAGCGCACATATTCTCATCGTCGAGGACGACCGCGTCACGCGGATGCGGCTTGCCGGCTACCTGCGCGGGCTCGGCTATCGGGTCACCGAGGTCGAGGATGCCGTGTCCATGGAGAACGTGATCGACCGCGATCCGCCGGAGGTGCTGCTGCTCGACATTGGCCTGGAAGGCAAGGACGGGCTGACGATCACGCGCGAACAACGCGCCCGCTCACGCGTCGGCATCATCCTCCTGACCTCCCGGGACGAGCAGGTCGACCGCATCGTCGGCCTGGAAATGGGCGCGGACGACTACGTCACCAAGCCTTTCGACCGCCGCGAGCTGGCGGCACGGATCAAGAACCTGCTGTCCCGCATCGCCGACATCGGCCGCAGCGCGCCCCAGCCGGGGGCCGTGGACGACTTCGGTCCCTGGCATTTCGACCGCATCCGTCACCGGCTGGTCTCCGCCGCGCGCGTGGAGGCGTTGAGCGGGCAGGAATTCGACCTGCTGAACGCATTGACCTCCAATCCCGGCATCACGCTCGGGCGCGCGCGCCTTTGCGAGATCCTCGGCCGGGGCACCTGGCAACTGGGCGACCGCACCATCGACGTCCTCGTCGGACGGCTGCGCAGGAAGATAGAAGCCGATCCGGCGAACCCGGACTGGCTCCTGACGCGCACGGGGGAGGGCTACTGCTTCGTCCGCCCCGAGGAAAGCTGA